The genomic stretch aataatataggaaaaggtaagggaagttgttgtgaaatatattttcataaagaaggaaaaaatagttttgcaatctaaatttagaaaaaatcaaaggaaacTACTAGTGCTCTTATACACTAGATTCCTCACCACACCAGCCATCTCAGCCAATGGCCATCTACGGCCATCTACGATGGTTTTGATTTGATCTTTGATAACAATAATTCTGCTAATTAAATAGCATATATGAATTGAATTATGCAAAAACCACCTCAGCAAAAGATTTTCCAAGAAGCATCCACCACTTACTGAGGAATTTTCCTGACCACATTTTAGAAAATTCTGATCCATTTCTTATATTGCTATACATGCCTCCTACAAACCTACTACATTGTTTACATAACTTAGAACTTGTTCAAGATAGCGTTAGGAagcttaaaagtatttttagtaccAAAAAAGCTGTGCCCAAACAAAGAGctagtttgtttaataaaaatttccaatCGTACTTTTGACTtgtttttactctaaaaaaggtcaaaacgcacttttgagaAAAGCTTAAAGATGaaacttttttctaaaaagctctttttggttttaaaatttatattctcCAACACAATGCCAAACAGGTTCTTAAACATCCTACAAGCCTACTAATATTGCAAGACCAGTAAAGCCAACCTTCATTAATCAAGCAAATCTGGTAGCCAATTCTTCTTCCTGAACGCATCTGCTTTTGCCAACTGTGCTGCAAATGCTTTGTTTAGGAATATGTTTTCTGCCTTCATCCTCTCTCGAAACCCATAAGCAGGAAATTTGGCAGTGATATACGCCTGGATCAGAATATCAAATGGCTTGAGTCGGTCGGTATACCCTAACTGCTTCATTCTGTGGAACAATTTCTCAGTATTATGTATATCACCCAGCTTTGCATACTGTTCCATGATCACCATGTACGTGTTGAACAGCGGTCTCGCCTGGCTCTGCTGAGCTGCCTTGTACAAAATGGAGTCGGCTTTTTTCACATCCCCCGATGCCAAATAGAGCCTCACTAGTGCATCCCAAGTGAAGGGGCCAATCCTGCACCCGCTATCTCCCATCTGCTTCACCAAATCCTTCCCCTTGGTCACAAGCTTATGGTTAACATAAACTTCCAGAAGTACAGAGTAATGCCTTGGAGACAGTTTCTTCCACTTTTGAAGCATCATTTCAAAGATTGCTTCTGCGTTTTCCACTTTACCCAGCTTGCCCCAAGCTTGTATACCAGTAGAGCACTCCCACAACGATGGATCCAATTCGCATTCCTTCCAAATTCTAGCCACATTATCAGAATGGCCAAGAGAAGCATGGAGAAGAAGCAATGCGCTGCGAGCCTCAATACTTTCCTTCAACTCTCCTTCTTCAATTTCCTTTAGGATAGTTAGAGCTTTATCTTTTAACCCCCCAGATATATAGTGTTTAGCCATTGTAGCCAGAACATTGATGTCAGGTAGCACTCCTTCAGCCTTCATAGTCTCAAACAATTGCTCCGTCCCTACAATGTCATTGGATGCACCTTTGATGTCTATTAGGAGCCTATATGTAAAAGAAGAGATGGCTTGACATTTTCTTTCCCCATTAACAACAAGATATTGGCTACCCTTTTCTTGTCAAGCTTCTTGTAGAGAATGATCATTTGATTGCAGGCATAAACAGTGATGGGAAACTCCAGATCCCTCATTTTCTTGAACAGGGCCTCTGCTTTCCTCATGTTACGAACATGGACAAAGCCAGCTAGGAGGGCTCCGTATACTAGTTCACCTCTAAAGGACTTTGGAATATCCTCAATGTACCTCTCTGCCCTTTGGATACCTTGCACTTTAACAATCAAATCAAGATGACAAGCATGGTGATGTTCAGTAAGGTCGATTTTAACTGCAgatcaaaatattatttgatttaaagtCTGAATTGCAATCAAACATTAATCCCATCTACATGGGACAGGGTCAGCTATATGAATCTTTTTCCACCATATCTGGCCATAAATTTCATGACACTGTTTGCGATGCAGATCATTGTTACCATCACTAAGCTAAAAGGTCAGGCACCGTGTAACAAACTGACACTAGGAAACGGCTATCCACGGCAAGAGATATGGTGTTGAAACGCTAAAAATTACAGAATGAAAttcacaaaatacaaaattaggaATTACATATAAGACTCCCCAATTCGTAGAATGGTGGTATCTATATTAGTGGTCCATTGGTAATGGTTTCATTCCCTAACACATTGTGAAATGTTTATATAGATTTGAATTCCCAGAAATAGAATTTAAATTATCTTGTAATAAATTCAGGGGCAAACCATTTTGGAATAAGAGTAATTTTTCATATGGACATGAGATACTCTCTCATATCATAAGTGCACTTAAGAAGGTGTATCTACAACTTCCGTGGTGCAATATATTTTACACCCAGGGTAATAACCCAACTCAAACTTTTCAAATGTGGGTCCAAATGATGATTGGATTAATGAAACAAATGCATGAGAGAAGAGTATTTGCATCACATATAGGGACCAACAAGAGGGAGGCCTCACATTCATTACACAGTTTATAAAATATCTAATTTGAATCAATGCTAGCATACCACCTACCAAGTTGATAGACATCATTACGATAGACAATGACAAACTTATTAAAGACATCTTCATTTCAACTTTAGATGTACAAAATGTCACAGGCAAAGTGCAAGCAAACATATGCATTCTAACAAAATCACGACACaagcatttacataatctatgtgaaaaaaaagaagttaaacaGTGTAAATTTTTATTCGAGGAAATATTAAGAATAGGTACCTGTAATGCCTTGCCATACATCCGACGCTTCCGAAGGTTAATTATAATTCTAGAAACCATTAATTGATCCAAATCATTCCCTTCCTCAGCCCACTTATTAAGAACACTGGCAACAGAGTAGCTTGGAGCATCCATTATAGCCTTGCACAACCCTAAATCCTTTTCCTTGTCTGAATCTTTACCACCCACACCTTTCTCAGAATCAGATAAATCATCATCCAGAAATCCCGGTTCTGAAGCTACTTCTTCCCCATCTTCTTCCTCAGCATTATTTTCCTCAATTACATCAGATTCCAAAAACCCATACTCCACATCCGGGTTCTCACCACTACTTCTTGCATCTGCCTGTAAACAAAGACTACGACTAACCACAAAGCTTCTATCAATAACATTTGTGTGGTGAAACACATTAACTGAAAGGACTCTAGTAGATATTAATTCTGCAGGACAGCACATAATAGCTGTGTCTCCTCTCACATTACTCGAAGTGTCTGGTTTAACATAAAAACCCCTTGAAGCCTCAAGGCCATACCCTTGTTTCCTATGAATAAAGGAACGAGATTCAACAAATTTTGACAGCTAAAGAAGTAAAATTATCATGATAGAAGGTGCAACTGTATTAAAACTCTGAGGAATAACATGGGTATCAGTCAAAGCTACCACAAGCAGCATAACCAGCGATTGCTATATAAATTCAAAAccatataaaaaatttcttttattttaacatCTTTTATCAAGGGGTACACACACGCATATAAGGCATAACACAGATCGTTGGAAGCAAGCCCTAGTAGGCAAATAGGCACGCTTTGTTTGGTAGacgaaattgagagagagaggggaaagtAGCATACCCTATTCAGCAAATGACAATTCCagaatttgatcaaaatccaccAAAGCAATGGGGGTTGTCTTACTTATATACAAGCAAAAACCAGAAACAGGAAAACAAATTCAGAAAAACAAATGGGCAAGTACTGCaacaaaatgagaaatttaagaACTTTTTCTAATGGGTGCTACAAGATACAAGTATTGAGCAGTAAGATTACATTTAAACAAATATCAAGTCTTCAAGTGAATGGCATACGAAAACCAATAGCTGGGCAGACAAATCCAAGTTATGTAtgttgcagagagagagagagagagagagttacttGAAATGCTGACCCGCTCGACGGAGAGACCACATTCTGAAGGTGGGAGATAAACCTTGCATCGACAAGAAGCACTCACCACTGAGCCTAAAACCCTATAGAAATGCTTTATATCACAATATTAtgttatgttatattatattatgCTGAAATTGTAATGCCAATTTACCATTAAATCAGTCTATTTGCAAATCTTATAcatttatcatttaatttgtaGATTCACgtaaattttacataaatttaatgatagattcATCGGTTCACTATtcgaaaataattaaaaaatagttaaaaaaataattttcatcatttctAATAAAATAGTGGTAAAATAGTTGTGTGATTTATAAGATTACTTTAATACCGAAggtaactttattttaatttctcaaGTAGTAATTTATGTGAGTAGTAAAAATTcgttaaatttaatggttaattacttttcttttcttttttcttcttaaattatcacttattcaCGCATCgcattggaaaaaaaaaaaatacgcaTGTTATTAGTCAAAATTGTTAAAAGGACATGAAATGAcgaaaatatcttaaattttgaAACTATATTTACTCGAAATACCCTTTgagttaaaaaagttaaaaattaatatatatatatatatatatatatatataagccacaAAAGGTGAAGGGGGGAGTCACCCCCAAGTGATTTAGAGTAGTTGAACCACCCATCCCGTCCATGTGATTCGAGGTGGCTCATTCACCCCTCATATGTTTAGAATGTAGCTGATCTACTTTCATGTACTTTAGGAATGGCTCGAAACCCCCTCCTCCATGTATTTGAGGGTGATCAATTTACCACCTTATGATTCTTATTACTAGTAATTCAAGAGTGGCCAAGCCTTCCTCAAAACAATGCCTGAGGGTGGTTGTTCAACTCTTAAATATATGCTTCGGATGGCTCTCTAAACCTGCCATCCCTAAACATTTAAGTTGCATGTGACCAATTTGACCAAATTGGTTTGAAAATACTCGCTTTGACCATTGAAAACTCATATTTGTCATTCATAACTATTAATCtagtaaaataaacaaacaaaatatgaaGATTGGGGTAGCCGAACCACTCCAATTTCTTTTGGAAAAATCTAAGATAAATCTTTGAGTCAAAGcatcaatttaaataattactcaagttttgttttgttttcattcagTTTTAATGCCATAAGCCTTATGCAAATTCGAAATGGGTCATTCCATTAAATTTTTGGGCAATTTTGCAATGTATTTTGGTACCACGTCGCATTaaaataatacttgtttactTTCATTATAAAACAAAGGAGAACCCTTGGGGGCACCAACCATCGTTGGGTGCCtatttacatttaattttttatttaatttttttttttttttgacatgttcgtaCAAGAGGGGAAAAGAAATTggaactagtgatctccactTCATTAGCCGTGGTCCCAAGCGATTGAGCTATAAAATGAATGTTCTTACTATTTAAATAGCGGACTGAAACCCTTTTTAGaatcattcaaattaaagaaatgctACACGAACTCGTTCTTTTACACTCTCAAGTACTTATTCCCTAATGTAACAGTTGCCACATCAGTTTTCTACAACAATTTTTAATCTCACCTGCTTACTATTTTTCTATTGCCACATTAAAAAGCAAACAATTAAAAGTGTAAAAGATGAAATTCgtgtagcatttttctaatttaaattattcaAAAGAAGGTTCTAATCCACCATTTAAATAGTAAAAGCACACATTTCGTNNNNNNNNNNNNNNNNNNNNNNNNNNNNNNNNNNNNNNNNNNNNNNNNNNNNNNNNNNNNNNNNNNNNNNNNNNNNNNNNNNNNNNNNNNNNNNNNNNNNTGCTTTATATCACAATATTAtgttatgttatattatattatgCTGAAATTGTAATGCCAATTTACCATTAAATCAGTCTATTTGCAAATCTTATAcatttatcatttaatttgtaGATTCACgtaaattttacataaatttaatgatagattcATCGGTTCACTATtcgaaaataattaaaaaatagttaaaaaaataattttcatcatttctAATAAAATAGTGGTAAAATAGTTGTGTGATTTATAAGATTACTTTAATACCGAAggtaactttattttaatttctcaaGTAGTAATTTATGTGAGTAGTAAAAATTcgttaaatttaatggttaattacttttcttttcttttttcttcttaaattatcacttattcaCGCATCgcattggaaaaaaaaaaatacgcaTGTTATTAGTCAAAATTGTTAAAAGGACATGAAATGAcgaaaatatcttaaattttgaAACTATATTTACTCGAAATACCCTTTgagttaaaaaagttaaaaattaacatatatatatatatatatataaagccacAAAAGGTGAAGGGAGGGGGAGTCACCCAAGTGATTTAGAGTAGTTGAACCACCCATCCCATCCATGTGATTCTAGGTGGCTCATTCACCCCTCATATGTTTAGAATGTAGCTGATCTACTCTCATGTACTTTAGGAATGGCTTGAAATCTCCTCCTCCATGTATTTGAGGGTGGTCGATTTACCACCTTATAATTCTTATTCCTAGTAATTCAAGAGTGGCCAAGCCTtcctcaaaacaaaacaatgctTGAGGGTGGTTGTTCAACCGCTAAATATATGCTTCGGATGGCTCTCTAAACATTTAAGTTCCATGTGACCAATTTGACCAAATTCGTTTGAAAATACTCGCTTTGACCATTGAAAACTCATATTTGTCATTCATAACTATTAATCtagtaaaataaacaaacaaaatatgaaGATAGGGGTAGCCGAACCACTCCAATTTCTTTTGGAAAAATCTAAGATAAATCTTTGAGTCAAAGcatcaatttaaataattactcaagttttgttttgttttcaatgcCATAAGCCTTATGCAAATTCGAAATGGGTCATTCCATTAAATTTTTGGGCAATTTTGCAATGTATTTTGGTACCACGTCGCATTaaaataatacttgtttactTTCATTATAAAACAAAGGAGAACCCTTGGGGGCACCAACCATCGTTGGGTGCCtatttacatttaattttttatttaatttttttttttttttgacatgttcgtaCAAGAGGGGAAAAGAAATTggaactagtgatctccactTCATTAGCCGTGGTCCCAAGCGATTGAGCTATAAAATGAATGTTCTTACTATTTAAATAGCGGACTGAAACCCTTTTTAGaatcattcaaattaaagaaatgctACACGAACTCGTTCTTTTACACTCTCAAGTACTTATTCCCTAATGTAACAGTTGCCACATCAGTTTTCTACAACAATTTTTAATCTCACCTGCTTACTATTTTTCTATTGCCACATTAAAAAGCAAACAATTAAAAGTGTAAAAGATGAAATTCgtgtagcatttttctaatttaaattattcaAAAGAAGGTTCTAATCCACCATTTAAATAGTAAAAGCACACATTTCGTACCCCAAAAGTAACTCTTTACCATTGGGACACGAAATAAGTGATCATCCAGGTAGATATATAATTCATAAAAGacatcttttattattattcatttttcagAATTGCTAAAATCATATATGCCAACTGGGGCATCTTTCAATTAGAGAAGTAACATCCTGCCTGCTTGGCCCCTAACACAACAACCAGCTTCAACATTGTACAAAGTAAGGGCTGGTTAATTTGCAAGCATCCATGGCCATGCATAGACCTACCCTAGttaggacagaaatttcctacaACTCAAATTTTCGACAATACAATTTCTATAAAATGCCATGTATCCCTAGCTCACGTTAATAACATGTGCTTCTCGTATTGTTTTTTAGTGgtattactcaaaaaaaaaaaaagcgtacTTCTCACGTGCGTTTAAAGAACACATGACATTTTTAGAAATTGGGTTGGACAAATTCTTCATGTCAAATCCTAACGAAAAAGATGCTTAGTTCCGGCCCGCTGTTGCCATCGGGGTTCATCATGTAGTACGTCTCAGAGTCCTTAGATCCAACAACCCGCTCGAAATGCGCTCGCATGTACATCAACTCACCCCCGTGACCCTGATGATCATCCGACGTTACATCACTAGGAAGCACGCCTGCACCCATTGACACTGCATGCAGCATTTGCATGACACTCAAATCATCATCCGTAGGTTCCCTCTTCACAGCGTACCCTGATTTTCTGCCGTTGCAATACAAGGACCATATAGGCTCGTCGATGATCTTGGTCTTGTCGCTGGGATGCTTCTCACATTCCAGAGCAATCCTGACAAGTCCCATTCCCATGTCTTGTAGAAGTTTCCCTGTCGGAATTGCAAGCTCAAGGAGGAGAATAGGTAGAGATCTGGGGGTTTCTTGGATGGCAAGGTTCACCCGGGCCTTCCGGAACCCAAAAAGCGTGCCCGTCATTCGTTTCCCTCCGTGGATGTGGCCGTCATGGAGGCGGCTGCCGTGGAGCGAGATGGGGATTTTGCAAGACGGGATGTTTACTATTGGGAAGGACTGGAACACAGATCGAAACCGACGGAGGAGCCGGCTGGATTTCGATGGATTGTGTTTATGTGAAGGTTGGAGGGAGATTGGCGGCCGCCGAGCAGGAGTCTGTGGAGACGCTTCCGGTTGAGGCGATGGCGGTGGCCGTGACCGTGGTGACGATTCTGGCTGTTGTGGCACCACCATATGGTTCCTATAGAGGCTGGTCTACGATGAGATATGTGGTGTATGGTATATATGAAGAGGAAGTAGTTGTGGGATGCACGTAGGTTCATGGTCTTGGTGGTTTTTTATTAGGGTGGagaaatattaatatatttcttGTTTTAATACTGACTTATGGTTAGGCTTTAGTGTAGTTACCTTAATTACCTAAATATAGGTAAATGAAAGGGATGTTATTAGTTTTAGCTGTTTCATATTATTACCTTGTATATCTAATATCTTCTAGACTTTCAGGTTTAAAGCCCACTTGAAGCTTTGTTTTAGCCTTGCATATATAGTATTGGGTGACATGGCTCATTTAGTCATTTCAATCTGGCAACTTGACAATTGGACTCGTCTGTCCGAACAGGTCAAGATATGCAAAATTCACTTATCCAAACACAGGTGGATACAGTAATTATGCAACCCAATAACAGGAAATCCAATCGTTGTAAAGTAACTTCTTCTCGCTCCAAAAAGTATCTTAAAATATTGTCATGTTCTTCTGCAATATTCCGGAGTTGgaaaaattaaggttgatttgaaCGGTTCTGACTAGCCGCCCTAGATAAGATAAACATACCGAGCGTGATACAATTGACAAGAATCCAATTGTTTATTTAATCAAGTCAACGTCATACAAGTAGATGAATATAATCCAATTGTTTACTATTTGATCTAGTCaacgtcatatatatatatagggtgcATCTTCGAAGGTGTACATGTCATTGTGCCGCCGGCGGAGGTTTTTGTGGATAGGCACTAAACCAGCCTCAAACTGCAAGCTAGCGTCAACCAGTGGGGTCATGATGCTGCCGGCGGAGACTTTTCATTTTccctctttttatatatattttttcattttaaagatTATTCTAAGATATAAATATTCCGATTTGTTGGGAATGGTATATAATGATGTAacgtgtaaaaaataaaataaaaaatatatttattttttatgtagcAGTTATCATGTACACTGCTGGTTAAGTATGCCAAGGGTGTTATAAAGTAGCTTAGTAGTTGCtactaaaacaaaatcttgGCAGTGAAATAAACTCTTAtctattttacttaaaatgTAACCCGTAATAGACTaggttgaaaaaatttatttgtactCCGTTCAGAAGAAAACTTGATCCTAATCAAAATGCGGACCAATAGAGCAAGGTATAGGTTGTGTTCCCTTTTTTCTCTTATGAAACAAAGGCCAGAAACATAGCAACTCAAATAAGATACAATAACTTACTTTCAatccagaaattttttttatgcaattttgtcCAATATCACACAAAAGAGGATGTTTACAAGAATATTATTATTCAAGCAATTCAAAataattctataatttttttttttttttttttctaaacccCTCCATGGCAGGTCTATTTCGTATACCTATCATTGTCGTGTAAACCTCAAACCCGTGCAAAATGCTCTTTCCAGACAGATCAGGTAATACTATAACTTTGCTGACAGACTTGCCCCAAAGAATTATGAACACCCAATGGAATTCGAATATTATACCTTATGAAAATGCCACTAAAACTAAGACCTTTATCACTTGAGTCAACCTCTTAGAGTTACAATTCAAAAGAATTCTAACCCCAATAGACAAGGACCgattcaattattaattaagattgCCATGTCACCATTGTACAATagttgtaatataaaaatataatttctagcattactcgatTAATAAACCATCCAAATTAACACCTGTCCAAGTTTTCAGCTAATTCAAAAGTAGTACTCCAACTTCCAAAGTAGCATAACCATTTCATAAACAATATATATCCTTACTCCTTCCTCAGTAACGTGGGATAACATCAACAAAACCCgaagattttcttttcttgccaAGTAAATATAAAGGAAGAAAAGACCTATACAATAAGACCTATAATGTATCGAGTCAGTTTAACTAGCTTGCATACTAACTACCAGCTTGTGAAATAAATAGAAGGGGTATATACATGCAAATAGCAAAAGGCATTTCAGAAAATTGTTTCATGCTCTTTTGGTAGATAAAGCTCTGGTTTCA from Corylus avellana chromosome ca1, CavTom2PMs-1.0 encodes the following:
- the LOC132172794 gene encoding protein MIZU-KUSSEI 1, with the translated sequence MVVPQQPESSPRSRPPPSPQPEASPQTPARRPPISLQPSHKHNPSKSSRLLRRFRSVFQSFPIVNIPSCKIPISLHGSRLHDGHIHGGKRMTGTLFGFRKARVNLAIQETPRSLPILLLELAIPTGKLLQDMGMGLVRIALECEKHPSDKTKIIDEPIWSLYCNGRKSGYAVKREPTDDDLSVMQMLHAVSMGAGVLPSDVTSDDHQGHGGELMYMRAHFERVVGSKDSETYYMMNPDGNSGPELSIFFVRI